TTAATGGCATCAAAGCTTCTTTACCACCAAGTGGTTGCCCTCCAGCCCAATATATTCTTGCATCTTTTGGAGCTCCAAGAGCTTTAAGCAGCCTAAAACAGTaacataatatattaaaaaaatgggTAGGTAATTGTGCAATAATTGGTTTCAATATTTAGCAGTACATATTGCATTAGCTTCAAATCCTAACCTTGTCACCTCTGCGGCATTCAAGGGGCAGAGACCAGCAAGTTTCCTATCATGGTAAGTCATATTTGATCTTCCAGTAAGGAGCTCAGGCCGTCGTTTTCTCTCATTGTTGATAATCTCATCATATTCTGGACTCAAACCAGGAAGGCACCCTGTTCTCACCCATACGTCCTTTTCCATTCGTAGATGAAGAGCAAGATACGGTCCTTTGCTCCGCATCCTCTCAGCAAGCCTGTTACCAAGCTCCAAAATTGATGGAGCAAATCTCAATGCATGAAATGCCACCTGAAGTCCAACAAATAAGAAATCAGAGGTGTATATATGAAGAACTGCAATTTCTGAAGAACAACCTTTAAAGAATAATCAAGTTCAGTACTTCCTCAACACACTTTTCAGTTTTCACCACTTTCAACTTGATAAGTTTTTCCATATGGTCAGAGAATGGAGTAACTGAACGATTTTTTTCACTCTTCCATGCAAGTCCAAATTTAGGCCTTCAGCGAactgaattgaaagaaaaaaagtgcaaaaagcaaGACAGAAATCCACAATACCTTGCAGCGAAGTTTCTGAAGATCAGAAGGGAGATCTTTAGAGAGTCTTGAATCCAAACCACGCAAAAGCAAAACCCCTTCTCGATTAAGCTGCATAAACCAAGAGAATTAAGAGTCCGATTGACATTAAGCTGCATAAACCAAGAGAATTAAGAGTCGGATGAACTGTGTCAATGGACACCCACCAGATAAGATTTTCAATACATGGACAagaaattttacataaaaaccTGGAACACCATGAATTTGTCATTCTCCTTTAGCAGGGAGTCAAATGCAATGATATTATGTTTCATTCAGGAGACCATCAACAATTAATACTATCTAAAGACAATAGGGTCCAACATATTAGGAAATTGTCTTAAAAAAAGCATATTAAGAAATTGTTCATATGCTTTTGTCCATTCTCTTGTCTACATAGCATATGCAGCTACCTTGGTAACACAAATGTACGAATCTTTCTGCTCTGAGAGCAAAAGGAAAGCAAAATCCAAAAAGCCCCCATTCATGTTCGATGATTCTCTAACAAATTGTAGGGCATTTTTGCCTAGCTACAAACTAACAGCTGGCGCCTTATCTATACTTCTGGCCTTCATTTTTCTTCCATTTACCAAGTCAATAAAGACATTCTGACAAACTACAATGAAGTAATTACTCCAAATAGCAAATTGAGCTATAATTCCTAAGTAGCAAGCAACATAGAAAGAAGCCAAAGCAATCTCAAGCACACATTCAGCAAAAATTCGAAAACAGAAAGCAGAAGAATGAAGTTAAATCAGTTGCTCAAAAGCATAAAGCAATAGAAAGAAGCTAATTCTTACTCGCTTGAGATAGCGCGCACGGATCCATTGAGGGGAGACATGTAGAGGAGTTCGACTTTCCTCCACTGGCCTTGTTCTTATATGTGTTGAAGGCAACGATGAAACTATCCTCACATCATTAGCTAGAACTTTCTTGAAATGCTCCAAATCAAATATATCAGAAAATTCACTGCATTCAACATATGGAATaacaaatacaaaaattaatctACTATGCAATGAAGAACACAGCATAAAACCATTTAtgaataggaaaaaaaaaaattaatttgcttAACCTATGATAGAAAATGGGACTGCAGAATTCTGCCAAAATGAGGGAAACTAATAAATTGGGCGAAAACGTCAAACAATGACGGGATTAATTTGCCAGAAATACATGAACATGGGACAAATTTTGTCTGGGAAAGCACATTTTCAACTAAAGTAGaaagttttcttttttaaaactgAATAAAACATGGCCTAAACAATCAACCAACAACAATATCGCCCCAGATTAGAAGCTTCTGTATTCTAATATAGTAAAAAACAGCAAACTAACCAAGAAAAGAAGTTCCTTTTATTTCCAACGAAGAGATTATTAAAAGtcatttctcttcttttttttttttttttgttgtaaaccagtttctcttttttctctccTTCTCTTCACCTAAATGACAGAAAAACGTGTACTAACAAATCATTTTGGTCAGGAAGCATAAATGCAACTAATAAGGGGCGCAAAgaacaaattttttttaagaaaatggaGACATTAGCTCAAAATACAATGCCTTGCTAGTTTTTTACCTTTCGTCTCCCCATATGACATTGACTTGCAAGATAGGAACAACCAAAGACGCACCAAGGATCCTTGCAATAACCACAGCATCCACAATTTgattcctttgttgattcatgCCACCAGAAACCACAACTAGTAAATACTTTCTTCTATTCTTCAGTATCACCTCACTCCCTTTTCTATACTCTGAACTGAACTCTAAACAAGGTTTATAACCCAATCCATCAGGCTGCTTCCAGAACTCATTATCCTTTCCATCCCCATCTGATTTTGCATGTCTGTTTGACACTAGGGGCTTAGATTGAACAATACTCTTCAATGGCTCGTCCTTGGCAGCACTTTCACCACCTTTTCCATCGTTTGAAGCTAAACCCACCTCAGCTTTTGAACCCATGCCATTAACAGGCACAACATCTTTATCTTTTTGGCCAAGTTTTTCACCATCCGAAGGGAAAACAAACTGTGATGTTGAGTACCCAGTTGAGGATGAGTTCCCTTGAGTTTTTGTGACACATGGGTATGGATAGAAAGGTACCAAAGGGTCAAGATCGAACCATAACTTGAACATACCAAGAAAACCAAAAAGAAAGAGAGCAAAGAACCAAACTCTCGGGCTCTTACAAAAACTCCAGCTTAAGAACCTGTTCCTTGATGATTTCTTTGGTGAATGGAGCAGAGTTTGGAgcgaagaagaagataaagtaTTGATTACTTGTGATGGAACATAGATGTAAGAAACTCTTTTTGCATTGTTCTTTGATTTTGCCATTAAACTAAGAACTCTCTTGCTTCTTAGCTTCCTTGATGAGGAGTTCCTGATTACTGGCACGCAAAAACTTTGTTAGAAATTATCCCTTTCTTTATTGGGATCATACACGAAGAGAGAAGAAGACCAAGAACAGAGAGAAAGAGAACATGTGCGGCAGGAACGCGAAGTCTCAGAGCTCAAAGTCTCTACACGCGTTGTTGGAAGGAGAAGAGAAAATGGAGAAGAGGAGAGAGTTGTGCTTTGGACGGTTTTGAAGGGATTATTTAAAGATAATGGTTAATATCCAAGTAGGATTTGTCTaatggaaaaattaattaaaaggaaAGATTTGTTTaattatatagaaaaaaataataataatgattaaaactaaatatgATGTTCCAGCAAAAGTGAAATTTTTCTGAcggaagagaaaataaaaataatttagttctcTCCCTTAATAAttccaataaattttatatattaactatatcatttaactcacaaatttaatcagtcataaaaatttaaaaaatttaataaattttttaatttttaatttttaattcaaaaaaaatatataatattaaaaacaaattcaaaaatgataattttatatcctataatataatattataaatattttatattatgtatattaaatggaaaatattaaaatgaataaattaattattgtttaaaaaggtaatttatgagttatgataaataaaaaaaggaatttaatttaaataattgaataaactcagaaatagaaataatttaatGTAAATTAGTCTAAAGGACAGAACTATTATATAATCACAaggaatataaaaaatatactttCAATTATCCAATTTTCACCCTTAAATATtccaattttatatatataatatataatttaaattttttgccatcaaaaaataatttaattttggtgAATTATGAGAGGGGTAAATGGGTAAAAAGTGGGTTTGAAAATTCGAATTCAAAGTGAATTATTGGAAGAAGAGCAAAGgactgaaaattttttaaaaaaaaaaaagtaaaaaaaagggTAAGTAGCTTTTGCCTGACATGTCGAGAATGAGTCGTGTCTTGTTGTGGAAAAGCCAGCTGTCTCATTTAAACAATTCTTCCACTGAATCCTCCATGTGACCTGCCGCGATTCTTCTCATCCATTGTCCGCTCTCTTTATATTTCCTCATTTATGTCTTCTAATGCCAGCTGTCATGCAATATGTGTCCACGCTGGCACTTTTGCCCACTTGGACGACAGAGACATCTCATATTTTGCCACGTGGACCTATGGGTGACAACTCTCTTCCTTCTTTTGGGAGTGTGGGGGTCCTTGAAAGTTGTAGTAGTCCTAGGTATAGGGACTGTGGAGGGCTCCTTGTCCTCGGCATACAATGTATGTTTGGGCAGCTAACGTCTAAGAAGGTTTCGTTTTATCTACTGGCTTTTGTTCACCGCTTCTTTCTCTTAGAatgtcttattattattattattattattattattactaagtAGTATTACATTTTTTCATCTTAATTTATTGAATGCCAAGTGTACAAAGTACCCCAACCCTCGACACATCATCATAATGAAAATTAGTAAACTGATTAAATCAGAGATGACATGGCAAGCCCAGTTGCTTCCATGTCATTCAAGCGGCTTTGACAAGTAAATATCAGTAGAGAATGACACGTGGAAAAGATATGCGCAAAGTGTGTGGCCATCATAAACTTTAAGTTCTCTTATTAACAAACCAAACAATCCCTAGGCCACaaaaatgaatgttttagcgtTCCCAATACGCTATTCTCACCTTGTCTGTCACTCACAGCTGTTTAATTACTTGACAGTTTGATATTGCATTGCACTACCCAATGTCTGTCCTTTTCAAATGATAAAAGGAAGATACGTGGGCCCCAGATTCGCAGTATATGAAGACAAacgtaatatatatatatatatatatatatatatagtaatgTGCAATTCTATGGTGTTTTATGACAATTTATAGaatttaatagtattaaattaatttaaaattttaatttcattttttattaattttaatttaatttttaattttaaaaatttcaattatttaatttaattttaataaaaaaaataaaattaattaataataataatatattatttttaataataaaaaaaattatattatattaaaattaaaatattttaattaaattttaaaatattaaaataaaatttaaaaaataaaaaatttattaaaaattcaaattaatcaaatcgaatcgaattgaattaaatttattcgacattttaattcgattcgatttttataaatactaaaatttttatttttatttatttaatttaatttaattttaaactgctcagttttatttataattaaatttatattgatataattgatttgttataaaattattattaaataaatttgtaataatattttaaataaaatatgtttaaaatttttatggccAATAAATAAACTTATTTGATTCATAGTTGCCAACTACTAACCAATGCTGGCTTTTGTGAAGTCAAATATTCCTCAAAGTCAATATTCTTACTTAGAGCCAACCAAAGCCTATACATTTTCCATTTTCTTAATGGAATCATGGTGATGCCCATTAAGCACCTtcctttataataataataataataataataataataataataataataataataataataataataatagttaaaatttagGTTAAAGTTTATTATCATTAAAtacaaattttagtttaataaacaaaataaataaagctTAAGATTTTAGCTTTTATTGACATAATccaatattaaaataaagaaatttcattatttaatccAAGActtatttataat
This region of Manihot esculenta cultivar AM560-2 chromosome 10, M.esculenta_v8, whole genome shotgun sequence genomic DNA includes:
- the LOC110624064 gene encoding O-fucosyltransferase 20 produces the protein MAKSKNNAKRVSYIYVPSQVINTLSSSSLQTLLHSPKKSSRNRFLSWSFCKSPRVWFFALFLFGFLGMFKLWFDLDPLVPFYPYPCVTKTQGNSSSTGYSTSQFVFPSDGEKLGQKDKDVVPVNGMGSKAEVGLASNDGKGGESAAKDEPLKSIVQSKPLVSNRHAKSDGDGKDNEFWKQPDGLGYKPCLEFSSEYRKGSEVILKNRRKYLLVVVSGGMNQQRNQIVDAVVIARILGASLVVPILQVNVIWGDESEFSDIFDLEHFKKVLANDVRIVSSLPSTHIRTRPVEESRTPLHVSPQWIRARYLKRLNREGVLLLRGLDSRLSKDLPSDLQKLRCKVAFHALRFAPSILELGNRLAERMRSKGPYLALHLRMEKDVWVRTGCLPGLSPEYDEIINNERKRRPELLTGRSNMTYHDRKLAGLCPLNAAEVTRLLKALGAPKDARIYWAGGQPLGGKEALMPLTREFAHFYNKEDIALPGELEPFARRASLMAAIDYIVSEKSNVFMPSHGGNMGHAIQGQRAYAGHKKYITPNKRHMLPYFLNSSLPEAEFNRIIKDLHRDSLGQPELRGSKAGRDVTKYPVPECMCKDSHTHFSL